In Lolium rigidum isolate FL_2022 chromosome 7, APGP_CSIRO_Lrig_0.1, whole genome shotgun sequence, the DNA window TCCTTAGACTGATTCCTGCTACAATACCTTCTTTTACTAATAGCATGTAAGGCTGTGGTAAGCATTAGCCTGTGTATGCACCAGAAACCAATGCTAAATACTCGTAATAAAGGTGAGAATACCTTCTAGCCTTTTCCGGCTGTGTCTGCACGGGAAACGACTTTGCCTTCTCAGGCCCAGCATTtgaattgcttgctcccttgcttccaCTATGTACAACAAACGAGGCAGTCTCTGAATACGATTCACTTGTAAGGTATGACTTATTATCTGCAGGAACAGAGTTTGCTTCCCAATCTTCCTCCACtgattttgagtttgaatttctAAGAAGCACACTTCCATATCCAATCTCAAAGGAGCCCACAGGAGTTTCACTATGGTAAAGTAGATCTTCCTCTGAGGATCCAGAAAAATAATATAACTGCTCTTCATGCATTATGGAGTTAAGATCCTTGGCAAGCTTTTCCACCTGTGAAGGCTTAGGCCGAGTGACACAACTTCTCTTTTTTGATGGTACCAGTGACTCCCAAGCATGAGATTGCGCTGAACCTGAATTTAAAAGATATTAGAGAACTATCATTAAAATATCTAACAACAGTTAtaaaaaaaatgagaaaaaacaATTATGGGTTATAGATAGGAAATACGGATTACGTAAATTGAAGCTTATGGTATGGTAAAGTAGTATTACCACTCATGgggcttatttatttatttaatctAGTTCATATGTGGTAAATGAAGGCAATGATAGTATAACTTACGTATCAAGCACTGATCTTTAGTGAAATGTGTTTTTCACCTAATTTTATGGTTGATGCAATTTGAAAAATATGTGGACAAGATGAATACAGGCAAACCTTTTGATCATAAGCAAATTTTGATGTATCAATCACATGAAGTCTTGTGAATTGATAATGCAGGATTACAAAGTAAGCAGCAGTGAAGTAGAGTTGCTGAAGTATGTTTCAGTACAATCAGTAAGTTAATTCAAAGAAGAACTAGCTCTGCATTATACACaatttattagtagaggctttgaaATGCTTAATACTACAAGAGCTGCCTAAATATGTCCACAAGAAATCTTAGGGGAGATTGAATTAACATTGCAGACAAACATTTAAGTGTGTAACTTTTACCATCCATCTCAAGCACCAAGTTCAAGACTTCTATATAACTTGTTTGAACTGAACCTAATCATATACCGTGTGGTACTTGTCAAGATTGTGAACAAACATAAAAGTTTTCCTATTTATCAGCAGCACATTAGGAAATTAGAGATAACTGACCAGCCATTTCACTTGCATCAGCAGACCCATATGGCGCAAAACTCTCTGAATATGATACTGCTGATCCAGAACTAGATCGGCTTGGGCCAGTATCCGCCATCTTCCAGAAGTTTTGATCAGAATATGGTTCATTCTCCCTTATGCTGTGGTTTGGCTTTTTCTTTAGTTGCTTATGTTCCGCCAGCCTCGATGTCGGAGGCTTCAGCTTGCTAACTCTAGGTTGTTCAGCATCAATATCGTCACGAGAATGCATTGGTGTGTAATTCTCCAATGAACCCTTTGTTCTCCATCTCGAGCCACATGCATTGCAGAGCACTGGCTTATTTGGTGGCCCATTTCGCCAAAGTGGAGTGCCTGTTCCAATATTTGCCACATGTAAGAAAAAATGCAGCATAAAACTAATACGCAAGATGTGTGCAGTATAGCAGATATATTGTCTAGTGCTAGTGAGTCCATCAGGAGATTTCATTTTGAGTTGTACAAAATCATATCTTTGCTATCACAAAGTTTTGTGGTATCAAGGAAGGGAACACTCAGAAACtaaacattttcaaaaatgtATCTTCAGGCAATTAGTAACTAGCCACATACATAGTCAAACTGCATATTACAGACATGTTTGCAGAGTACATGCATAGTTAGCACTGCATATTTCAGATAAAATGAGGCATACCAAATGTAGATTATCAGCGCAATTGAGCAGCTTGCTTCAGTAAGAGCTAAAGATCTACTGAGGCTAAAGCAAAAGAGAGGACCAGTCTGTGTAATTACACGAAGCAGCGACGATCTCAGTTCAGTGCTGTCCAAAAAATTAAGCATTTATGTAGTTGCAGCAGCTAAGGGACTCTAAATTTCTGCTTGGCAAGAGCAGAtggctcttttcttcttgcataaTAGGAGTTTGAGCTACATCTAACTGCTCATTGTCTGCACAATATATCTAACAAGTATATATCCACCATAGTCAAACAAGGTTCTGAATGTGCGCGTGAGGATTAGGTGATTTGTTCCTGATATTCTGAATTTTGCATCCAAAGGTCTCGACCACCATATCCAAAGATGTCCGGAACTCTCTTCAAGACTTCTGACAGTTCGACGGATTTGATTTCAGCTAATATCCACCAAACAACGAACCAACTTCAATCCACAAGGAACAAGCAAGATTGGGCATCCGAGTCCAGGGGGGGCGGAAGATTTCTTCCAAGACCCGCTTCCCAGATGCATAATTCGACGAAATCATCACCCGCAATATACAACTCGCGGAGGAACAAAGGGATAACAGATGCAAAATAAGCAAAGAAACAACAAGAGGAAGTATAAAAAAATTGCTTTACTGGAGAACAGGAGCTCTCACTTGTGACTCCGCAATGACGGCAAGGCCCTTCCTTTCCCATGCCCCTCTCTTCTTCTCGCCCCCACAAGCAAACGAGGAAGAACCGGAGAAAATCCCAACCAGAGGAACACGGAAAAACAAGGCAGAAACAAGAAGGAGCAGTTCCTCCGTACTAAATAATTCCTGAGCAAAAAAAAAGAGGGGAAATTCAAGAAGTGTTTCTCGGTATGAATCTGTTCAGACCCAGAGGGGATTCCTGGGAACAATTTCCTCAGCACATGAACTCGAAAAACCAAGACTTGTTTGGTAGGTGttgttctttctttcttcttctctgtattcttttttcttttccttctgtTCTGTATCCAGTCTTTTGGAGAGggtgaggagagagagaggggagaggggaaagGGATGGAGAAATAATGGAGGAAGGAATGCAAGCCGCAAGGCAGATTTACAAAGGCCCGAGGGGAGTGAGTCTTTGGGTGAAAGGCATTTGGGGGAGGAATCCAAAATAATTAATAGTTTAAAAAAGTTGTAAATATTTTGTAATGACACGGAAGAGATTAGGAATTGGCCAAAGTAGGAAAAGGAGAGGAGGTAGAGAGATAGAGGCCAAAGCCTCTTTTCTATTCTGTCTTTCAGCCTTTGGGGTTTGCTTGTTGTGATCTAATTTAATGTCATCCCTAATCATGTGGTGGTGACTAAGTACAAGAAGGGGAGGATATTTCAACAACTATTTAGTCAATTTGCTTACCTTTAAAGCCCTCCATTTCTGGTGCTATTGGAAGAATCTTTTCCTTAGGTCCTTTGCATTTTGCCCCCTTAAGAGATAACGCATGTTCTGTTCACCCATGCACATCTAGTCTACAGCAATGAATACACCACGAAAGCACAGCCAAGGGGGGTCATTTGAAGCTAAAGCCGACACACAAAATATATGAGGTCAATTTTGATTGATTAAATTGATGCTTCTAAGCAAAATACAtgtttcttttctaaaagaaAAACACAATATAAGTTGGTGCCTAGTTTAGGTATGTGTAGTTTTTATACTAATTAAATACACATATTTATTAAATGAAATCCAGGTGTGGTGTTGTGTTTAAAAACCACATATGGTTCGTGTGGAAAAATCTACCCATCAAAAAAAGCGCGGGAAAATGCATGTACTTCTTTCTAAATATAATGCCGACAAATACAGTGCATTCATGCGCCATAAGAACAACAATGTGACCTCCCTTCCCATTTTCCCGCTCAATCGAAGAGTGGAGTTTgactctcatttatttttccatcACTGATCATAACTTTCCCGGTTACGACATTCTGAATTGGACGATCGGGCTTACCCTGGAATATTGACGATGGAGGATGAGGGATAGCCGAGGCGAAAATAGAATGAGAAAAACAAAAATGTATCCACCTAAAAGTGTGGGAACAAACATACATGTACACTACTAAATGTAGTCTCGAGATTTCAACCGGCATACGATAATTCAAGAGATATGCGTCCCTCTTCCAGCAAATAGGTCACTTGTTTTTCTTCAGCCGACGATACCACCATAATTTGCTACTTTGCAAGGTTCTGAATTTGGGTGCCTTGACCTTATGTAGGCCTTACCCCGGTCAGGAAGTCAATGCAAGAGCAATGGGATGCCACTTTTCTATGTAATGGAAAAGAAGAGATACGTAGCACATATGAACCACGTACATATGGTCGAGTGGAAAATATAGCAAACATGTATCTACCAGAAAGCACGGGAAATGCATGTACATATTTGAATGTATTACTGGGGAACACGATGCGATTTTAAACGTTGTGATTTAGCTTTGAACTTGTCACTTGTCAGCATGTTCTTTTGTGGGGTTTAACCTAGAGAGCACATCCGATGAAGAAGGGGTGGAATGGTCTTTAGTTGGCGACGAGGGTCCACTATCCAGGAAAAAGATAGAATGGGAGAAATTTATGATCTTTTCAGAAAGTCTATGATAGATTGCTCTCTATGGGGGAAAAAGAAACATGCATCCATCCAGGAAAAAGGGCGGGAAAATATATGCACTTCCTTCTATGTATTACAGAGAAACACTTTGCGCGATTTTAAGAGTCATGAGAATAATGACAAGATCTCCCTCAAACAGATTAATATGTCAGTTATTTGTTCTTTGCTCAATGATATGATACCATAATTTTTTGGGTCTTTTTTGGGTGGGGGTGCTTACCTTGGAGATGCAATATATAGAGGAGTAATGTGACTTTTCTTGGTAGAGAGTGGGCCGGGGAAAGAGGCACTATCTATGAGTCACGAGATCCGCAGTTATTTAATTTGACCCTTGTAGAATGTATGGAAGGGAAGGTTATAATGTTCTAAAACAAATCCAAAATGTGGCTTGTGCTGGTTCCAAAACTTAAGGTCGGAGCAAACTCGCCATAGGGTGCTAAATCACCATGATTCATTGAACCTTAGGGTTTTCTCAAGATTTTTTTATCTTTCTACCATATCGGTATCTGTTCTAGCTCCTTTGAAAACTATATAAATAGGTTAAATTgtcatttttttttccaaaataggTAGTGAGAAACCCCAACTCGATATAAAGTAATTTCAAGTTATGCATATTTAATCCTTGTTATGTTCACCGATGCACATCAAGAGAAATGAAAATGCCACAAAAGAACGGACATGTGGTACATCTGAGAAAGACGTGCCAGCATCCGTAGGAGAATTTACTTCGGATAGACGTGATCGAAACCTCGTTTTTTTAGAATACTTTAGTATTCtataaaaaatattttgtttGCCTAAATTTAGTGCTTGCTTGCAAAAAGACATATTGAAGAAAAGAGCCCTTGGGCATGAGGCGGGTAAGATATGCCTAATCTATTGGGCCGAGAAATACTTCTTTCCCATGGGTACAATATTGGAAATCTTTGATTTTGAGATAGGATGTTTCTGGAATTACCCCTGCTACGTAGAATGGGATAGTGTCAACGTCCTTCATTATAGTACCGAAGATGCTCGTAGGCTGGTCGATGTTTTAAGGTAAGGCCAAAACACAAAGTAAGGAGGTCAATTTTACTGATTAAAATGATGTTGTTAACCAAGATACATGTTATTTTTTAAGAAAAAACACAATATAAGTTGGTGCATAGTTTAGGTATGCATAGTTTGTAAAAACACACATCGTCAAGTGGGAAAATGTATCCACCAAAAAAGGGTGAGaaaatgcatgattttttttgaatatgaaatacCGACCAATGTAGTGCTTTCAGGCACCAAAAGAACAAACAATGtgacctctccttcctctttctCCCACTTCATCGAAGATTCATATTTGTCACTTATTTATTCTTCCATCATTGATAATAACTTGACATGCCATGACACTTTAAATTGGATGATCGGGTATTTTGTAGGTCTTACCTTGGACTATCGACTTTAAAGGATAACGGATatcaaagacagaaatagaatgcATCATATGCTAGGATTGTTCAAATTAAATCTAGTGAGAGATGGGATACTctcaaagaaaaaataaacatgtatCCACTAAAAAGTGTAGGAAAAATACATTAAATATTTTGGATGTAGTCCTAATCATATCACAATTTCAACTGTCATAAGATAAATCTTGAGAGTGACACCCTCTTTCGGAAAATAGGTCTCTTTTGTTTTATTACGCCGACTATACCTTCCAAAATTTGCTAGTTCATTGTAATCATATCACAGTTTCAACTGCCATAAGATAAATCATGGATGCAAGAGCGGTGGTCACCCACTTGATATGCCATCGTTGATTGTAATTTCCAAGTTGCAGTATTCTGAACTGGGTGACCTCGTCTTTTGTGGGGTTTACCCTAGAGAGCATAGCCGGTGCAAAAGGGGTGGGATTCTCTTTTCTTCGTCGGAATGGGATCGATGTGGAAGGCCCACTATCATGGCAAAATACATAACGGGTGAAATGATATGATCTTCCAAAACAAATCAAGGATAGAGGACACTCTGTACGGAAAAAGAATAGGAACCAAAAAAGCACGGAAAAATGCATGCACTTATTTGTATGTAGTACTAAGACACACTTGTGTGA includes these proteins:
- the LOC124670182 gene encoding GATA transcription factor 26-like; translated protein: MGKEGPCRHCGVTSTPLWRNGPPNKPVLCNACGSRWRTKGSLENYTPMHSRDDIDAEQPRVSKLKPPTSRLAEHKQLKKKPNHSIRENEPYSDQNFWKMADTGPSRSSSGSAVSYSESFAPYGSADASEMAGSAQSHAWESLVPSKKRSCVTRPKPSQVEKLAKDLNSIMHEEQLYYFSGSSEEDLLYHSETPVGSFEIGYGSVLLRNSNSKSVEEDWEANSVPADNKSYLTSESYSETASFVVHSGSKGASNSNAGPEKAKSFPVQTQPEKARRDKFHYSKQETLENVDSALVSVALEGNDTNEAGGNENTSTLYGLTKCTMKHLKRPHESQLQSFPEGTMRGPKRVSRYGAMAPQFKGSVLPKSGGAALNLFMLPPDKLSMLPPPQYMDDDCDQDLLLEVPRNARQPEAELLCQPFQLSSVTRSFTSEDVVADGEGCLKQP